The DNA window AATTTCACCGTCTCGATGATGGTGTTGTCGGCGTCCCAGTACTGGTCGTTCTTCACCGCCGTCGCCACGACGCCAAGATCGTGGTCCTGCAGCACATAGGCGCCGTTGCCGACCATCTTGCCGGGCTGGGTCCAGTTGTCGCCCTCGGCCTCGATCACCTTCTGGGGGACCGGATAGGTGGTGGCGTGCGACAGCGTCTTCAGGAAATAGGGCGTCGGCTTGGACAGCGTCACTTCCAGCGTCTTGTCATCGACGGCCTTCACGCCAAGTTCTTCGGGCGACTTGTCGCCCTTCACCACGTCAGAGGCGTTGGCGATGTTCATCAGTTCGATGAACCACGCATATTCGCTGGCCGTGGCCGGATCGGCGGCGCGGCGCCACGCATAGACGAAATCGCCCGCCGTGACCGGGTCGCCGTTCGACCAGTTCGCATCGCGGAGATGGAAGGTATAGGTCAGCCCATCCTCGCTGACCTCGTGGCTTTCGGCGGCGCCGGGGATCATCGCGCCGGCCTCGTCCTCGTTCATCAGGCCTTCGAAAAGCTGCCGGATCATGTCCGAATCCGTACGTGTCGTGGTCAGCTGCGGGTCCAGCGACTTGATCGCGTCCAGGATCCAGTAGTTCAGGCCCTGCTGATCGGCCAGGTTCTCGCCCTCTGCGGGCTGCGCGGCAAAGGCGGGCGCGGCCAGCGCGGCGGCCAATGCGGTCGTCACGATGAATTTTCTCATCGTCAACTCCTCCAGGTTGAATGTCGGCGTCTTGTGCACCGGAATGGGGCGAAGTTAGCCAAACTGCGGCCGAGGTAAAGACGGATTGCCGCTTTCCTCGCCTGCCGGCTTGTGGAACAGATGCCGGCGATGAGCCGGGATGGACATATCACGCTGGTGACGGGCGGGGCGCGGTCGGGCAAATCGGCGCTGGCCGAAAGGCTGGCGGCGCGGCACGGCACGGCGCGGATCTATGTGGCCACGGCGCAGCCGGGCGATGCCGAGATGGCCGAACGGATCGCCCGGCATCGCCGCCGCCGCGGCGCAGGCTGGCGGACCGTCGAGGAACCGGTCGATCTGGCCCGCGCGCTGCGCGAGACGGACGGGCAGGGGGTGCGGCTGGTCGATTGCCTGACGCTGTGGCTGTCGAACTGTCTGGGGTCCGAAGATATCGACGCGCTGATCGCCACCCTGCGCGCGCAGGCGTCGCCCGTCGTGCTGGTCACGAACGAGCTGGGGCAGGGGATCGTGCCCGACAACGCGCTGGCGCGCCGGTTCCGCGACCGCCACGGCTGGATGAACCAGGCAGTGGCCGATGCCGCCGACGAGGTCTGGATCTCCATCAGCGGCCAGCCGCTGCGCCTGAAACCTGCACGAGGGAACGAGGATGACGGAATTTGACCCGACGGCGGCCCAGGCCGCACGCGAACGTCAGGACAGCCTGACGAAACCGCCCGGATCGCTTGGCCGGCTTGAGGATCTGGCGATCTTCATGGCCGGCTGGCAGGGGCAGGCGCGGCCCCGGCTGGACCGCGCGCAGGCGCTGGTCTTTGCCGGTAATCACGGCGTCGTGGCCCAAGGGGTCAACCCGTTCCCGGCCGAGGTCACGGCGCTGATGGTGCGCAACTTCGCGGCGGGCGGGGCGGCGATCAACCAGCTTTGCAAGATCGCCGGCGCCAGCCTGTCGGTCGTGCCGCTGGATCTGGACCGGCCGACCGACGATTTCACGCAAGGCGCGGCGATGTCGCCCGACGAGGTCGCGGCGGCGATGCATGCGGGGGCCGATGCGGTGGACAAAGACGCCGACATCCTGATCCTGGGCGAGATGGGGATCGGCAATTCGACCGTGGCGGCGGCGCTGGCGGCGTCGGTCTTTGGCGGCCGGGCCGAGGATTGGGTCGGCCCCGGCACCGGCGCCGAGGGCGAGGTGCTGGACAACAAGCGTCGCGCCGTCGCAGCCGGGCTGGCGCGTCACGAACCGGTATCGGCCCGCACGACGCTGGCCGCCTTCGGCGGGCGCGAACAGGCCGCGATCTGCGGCGCGGTGCTGCGCGCGCGCGAGTTGGGCCTGCCGGTGATCCTGGACGGCTTCATCTGCACCGCCGCGGCGGGCGTGCTGATCCGCGACGACGCGGACGCGCTGGCCCATTGCCTGATCGGCCATGAAAGCGCCGAACCCGGTCATCGCCGGCTGATCGCCTCGCTGGGGATGCAGCCGGTGCTGTCCCTGGACATGCGGCTGGGCGAGGGGACGGGAGCGGCGGTCGCGCTGATGGTGCTGCGGGGCGCGATTGCCTGTCACGACGGCATGGCCACCTTCGCCGAGGCCGGCATTGCCTGAGCGCGCGGCGCAGCTGCTGCTGGCGCTGGTGTTTCTGACGCGGGTTCCGCTGGCGCATCTGCTGCCGGCGCGCCGGCTGCGCCTGTCAGGCAGCGCATGGGCCTTTCCAATCGTGGGCGCGGCGGTCGGCGGGCTGGCCGCGCTGCCGCTGCTGTGGTCCGGCCCGCCTTTGCTGATGGCGGTGCTGTCGGTGGCGCTGTCCGTCTGGCTGACCGGCGCGCTGCACGAGGATGCGCTGGCCGATCTGGCCGATGCGGCGGGCGGGCGCGATGCCGAATCCCGGCTGGCGATCATGCGCGATTCGCGGATCGGCAGCTTCGGCACGATGACGCTGCTGCTGGTCACCGCCGCACGAATCGCGTCGCTGAGCGTGCTTGGCCCGTGGCACCTGATCGCCGCCTCCGCCGGCGGGCGCGCGGGTATCGTGCTGGCGATGGCGCGGCTGGCGCCTGCGCGGCGCAACGGGCTGGGCCGGGATGCGGGCAGGCCGGGCACGCGCAGCGTCGCCGCAGCCGGGCTGATCGCGCTGTTGCTACTGTTTCCCGCGGGACCGGCTGCGTGGGCCGCGCTGGCGGCGGGGCTGACAGCCAGCCTGCTGGTGATGCGCCGGGCGCGGATCTGGCTGGGCGGCCAGACCGGCGACGTTCTGGGCGCAACCTCGGTCCTGACGGAAACCGCGATGCTGGTGGCGTTCGCGACATTCGGCGCACGCTGAGACCGGATTTTGTTGACGCAGCACCCGCCTTTCGCGCATACCCGCGGCGGATAAAAGACCGGCCGGCGCGGCCGGCAAGGCGCGACCCCGCGCGCCGTGATCGAGGGAGGATCTCATGGGCGGCCTTCTGGCCCTGTCTCGCGGCATCGACCGTATCAACACCGTCATCGGTCGCAGCGCGTCGTGGCTGATCCTGCTGGCGATCTTCGTCAGCGCGACCAACGCGGTCATCCGCAAGATCTTCAGCATCTCGTCGAATGCCTGGCTTGAGTTGCAGTGGTATCTGTATGGCGGGGCGTTTCTGCTGGCCGCCGCCTATACGCTGCTGGAGAACGAACATATCCGGATCGACATCCTGTATGGCACGCTCAAACGCCGGACCCAGCACTGGATCGACCTTCTGGGCACGATCTTTCTGCTGATGCCGGTGGTGATGGTGACGCTGTGGTTCGTCTGGCCATGGCTGCTGCGCAGCATCAATTCGGGCGAGATGTCGATGAACGCAGGCGGCCTGATCCTGTGGCCGGCCAAGACGCTGCTGTTCGTGGGGTTCCTGCTGCTGTTTCTTCAGGGCATTTCCGAAATCATCAAGAAGATCGCGGTGATGCGCGGGTTGATCGACGATCCGCACCCGCCGACCAGCCATCACGCCCCGATCGAGGTGGACGAGAATCTGCGGGCGCTGACCGGCTTCGACTATGACGAACAGGCGCCCGAAACGCGGCGCGACGACCTGCGCAAGGATGACCGCACATGATGGAACTCATTGCGCAGAACATGGCGCCGATCATGTTCGTCTCGCTGATCGTCTTCCTGCTGCTGGGCTATCCGGTCGCCTTCGCCCTGGGGGCCAACGGGCTCTTGTTCTTCGTGATCGGGGTCGAACTGGCGCCGCTGTCGAACGGGTCGATCAATCTCAGCTGGCCGCTGCTGCGCGCGATCCCCGACCGGTTCTTCGGAGGGGTCGTCGCCAACGAGACATTGCTGGCCGTGCCGTTCTTCACCTTCATGGGCATCGTGCTGGAGAAATCCGGCATGGCCGAGGATCTGCTGGACACGATCGGCCAGCTTTTCGGCCCGGTGCGCGGCGGTCTGGCCTATGCCGTCATCATCGTCGGCGCGCTGCTGGCGGCGACGACCGGCGTGGTCGCGGCCTCGGTCATCGCGATGGGGCTGATCTCGTTGCCGATCATGCTGCGCTATGGCTATGACAGGCGGGTGGCGGCGGGGGCGATCACCGCGTCGGGAACGCTGGCGCAGATCATTCCGCCGTCGCTGGTGCTGATCGTGCTGGCCGACCAGCTTGGCCGTTCGGTCGGCGACATGTACAAAGGCGCGCTGATCCCCGGCCTGATCCTGACCGGGATCTATCTGGGCTATATCTTCGTGCTGTCCATCGTGCGGCCCGATTCCGTTCCCGCCCTGCCCAAGGAGGCGCGGACCCTGGGGTCGGGTCTGACCTCGCTGCTGGTGGCGCTGGCGGCGGGTGTCGGGGTGTTCTGGCTGTCCTGGAGATGGCTGTATCCCACGCAGGGCAACGATGCCGACATTCTGGCCGCGGCAATCGCGGTGATCGCGGTCTATCTGGTGGCGCTTGCCGACCGGTCGCTGAAGATCGGGCTGATGTCGCGCCTGGCGCAGCAGGTGGTGATCGTGCTGATCCCGCCGCTTGCGCTGATCTTTCTGGTGCTGGGCACGATCTTTCTGGGCGTCGCCACCCCGACCGAGGGGGGCGCGATGGGCGCGGTCGGCGCGCTGGCCCTGGCCGGCGTCAAGCGGCGGCTGAATCTGGGCGTGATCAGTTCGGCGCTGGCCTCGACCACGCGGCTGTCGGCCTTCGTCATGTTCATCCTGATCGGCGCGCGGATCTTTTCGCTGACCTTCTATGGCGTGAACGGCCATCTGTGGGTGGAACATCTGCTGACATCGCTGCCGGGCGGCGAATACGGCTTTCTGGTCGCTGTGTCGCTGCTGGTGTTCCTGCTGGCGTTCTTCCTCGACTTCTTCGAGCTTGCGTTCATCATCGTGCCGCTGCTGGCCCCCGCGGCCGAGACGCTTGGGATCGACCTGATCTGGTTCGGCGTCATTCTGGGCGTGAACATGCAGACCAGCTTCATGCATCCGCCCTTCGGCTTTGCGCTGTTCTATCTGCGATCCGTGGCGCCGCAGGCCCCCTATACGGACCGCGTCACCGGCCAGACGATGCAGCCCGTGAAGACCAGCCAGATCTATTGGGGCGCGGTGCCGTTCGTGTTCATCCAGATCGTGATGATCGCGGTGGTGATCACCTTCCCGCAGCTGGTCATGCACTACAAGGGCGCGCCGATCGAGGCGTCGGGCGCCCGCATCCAGATCCCCTCCGGGGGTGAGGGCGGACTTGGCGGGCTGGGCGGCTTTGGCGGGTTGGGCGGCTCGCCCTTCGGTCAGGCGCCGGCGGGCGGCGAGCAGGGCGGCACCGGGGCGACCCCCGACATCGGCCTGGGCGGCTTGGGCGGTCTACCCAATTTCGGCGCGCCGGCCGACGGACCCGCCGAACCCGCGCCCGGAACCCAGGCCGCGCCGGCGGGCGAAGCCGAGGGTGCATCCTCCGGCAATTCCGGCGGGCTGGGCCTTGACGGTCCCCCGCCCGGACTTGGCGGCGGCAACTGACGACGACAGGGCGCAGCCTGCGCGTCGAAAGAAAACGGCCGCCGCGATCCCTCGCGGCGGCCTTTCTGCATCCGGCGGGCGCGCCTTACTGGCTGCCGCCCGGTTCCAGCTTGCCGTTGCGCTGCTGGATCATCATGAACGTGTCGAACGTGTATTCCGCCGTCTGGGCATAGAGATACCAGTCGTTGCGATAGGGCAGCATCGCCTCGTACTGTTTCTTGAACCACTCGTTCTCGTTCGACAGTTCGGCATAGACCTCGTTCGCGGCCTCGAACGCGGCGTTCATCACATCCTCGCTGAAGGACCGCAGCTGCGCGCCGGCGCCGACCAGTTCCTTCAGCGCGGTCGGGTTCTTCATGTCGTATTCGGCCAGCATGTTCTGGTCGACCGCCTGACAGCAGGACCGCAGCAGCGACTTGTAGGTGTCGGGCAATTCGTCCCACTTGGCCTTGTTGATGAAGAAGCTGACCGACGGTCCGCCCTCCCAGAAGCCGGGGTAATAGTAATACGGCGCAACCTTCTGGAATCCCAGCTTGTTGTCGTCATAGGGACCGACCCATTCGGCGGCGTCGATGGTGCCCTTCTCCAGCGAGGGATAGACGTCCCCGCCGGCCAGTTGCTGCGGCACGACGCCCAGCTTTTCGACCACCCGGCCGGCCAGCCCGGAAATCCGCATCTTCAGCCCCTGAAGATCGGCCAGCGTGTTGATTTCCTTGCGATACCAGCCGCCCATCTGCACGCCGGTATTGCCGCCCGGAAACGCGATCAGGCTGTATTGTTCCAGAAATTCGTTGTAATTCTCGATCCCGCCGCCGTGATAGTTGTAGGCCGCCTTGGCGCGGGCCGAGAAGGTGAAGGGCAGATCGGCGCCGCAGGCGAAGGCCGGGTCCTTGCCCCAGTTGTAATAGCCCACCGAATGCGCGCATTCGACGGTGCCGTCGGTGGCGGCGTTGATCGCGTCCAGCCCCGGCACGATTTCGCCCGCGGCGAATACCTGGATGTTGAACTTGCCGTCGGTGGCTTCCTTCAGCCTAATCGACAACTCGTCTCCGCCGCCGAAGATCGTGTCCAGCGATTTCGGAAAGGACGAGGCCAGTCGCCAGTTGATCGTCGGCGACTCCTGCGCGATGGCAGGCGCGGCCAGGGCCGTGCCGGCCGCCGCCGCCGCCCCGCCGACCGAGGCGCGGGTCAGAAAGGAACGCCGATCCAGGCTTTTGGAATCTTTCATGTAATCTCCTCCAAGCGGGTCGGATGGGGCGTGTGCCCCGACGATTTTCCGCCCTGCATGGCGCCGCAGTTTAGCCACTGTTCGACATCTGTCGAGGGGGCAGCGCGGTCAGAGTTTCCGCTTTTTCACCTGCCTTCACGTCACCCGGGCGCAACGCGGTCCCGGTCCCGACGCAGGACAGGCGCCGGGGCCGGACCTTTCAGCGCAGGATCGACCGGCCGGCGTATTCGGCCGTCTCGCCCAGCATTTCCTCGATCCGGATCAGCTGGTTGTATTTCGCCAGCCGGTCCGACCGCGCCAGGCTGCCGGTCTTGATCTGGCCGCAATTCGTGGCGACCGCCAGATCCGCGATGGTGGCGTCCTCGGTCTCGCCCGAACGATGGCTCATCACGCTGGTAAAGCCCGCGCGATCGGCCATGCGCACCGCGTCCAGCGTTTCCGACAGCGTGCCGATCTGGTTGACCTTCACCAGCAGGCTGTTGCCGCAGCCCCGCGCGATGCCGTCGGCCAGACGCGCCGGGTTGGTCACGAACAGATCGTCGCCGACCAGCTGCACCCGGTCGCCAAGCCGGTCGGTCAGCAGCTTCCAGCCGTCCCAGTCATCCTCGGCGCAGCCATCCTCGATCGACAGGATCGGATAGTCGCCGCACAGCCCCGCCAGATACTCGACGTTCTCGGCCGGCGACAGCGATCTGCCCTCGCCCGTCATCTCGTATGTGCCGTTCCTGAAATATTCGGTCGCGGCGCAGTCCAGCGCCAGCATGATGTCGTCGCCGGGCCGGAAGCCCGCCTTTTCGACCGCCCGCAGGATGAAATCCAGCGCGTCGCGGGTGCTGGACAGGTTCGGCGCAAAGCCGCCCTCGTCGCCGATGCCGGTCGACAGACCCGCCGCCGACAATTCCTTCTTCAGCGTGTGGAAGATCTCGGACCCCATGCGCACGGCCTCGCGGATGTTCTCCGCCGCGACCGGCATGATCATGAATTCCTGGATGTCGATGGGGTTGTCGGCATGTTCGCCGCCATTGATGATGTTCATCATCGGCACCGGCAGGATGCGCGCCGCCGTGCCGCCGACATAGCGATACAGCGGCTGCATGCAGTCCTCCGCCGCAGCCTTCGCCACCGCCAGCGACACGCCGAGGATGGCGTTCGCGCCCAGGCGGGCCTTGTTCGGAGTGCCGTCCAGATCGCACATCAGCGCGTCGATGGCGCGCTGTTCGGTGGCATCCTCGCCGATCAGGTTTTCCGCGATCTCGCCGTTCACGGAGGCCACCGCCTCCAGCACGCCCTTGCCCAGGTAACGCGCCGCATCGCCATCCCGCTTTTCGACCGCCTCGTGCGCGCCGGTGGACGCGCCCGAGGGCACGGCCGCGCGGCCCATCGTGCCATCCTCCAGCGTCACATCGACCTCGACTGTCGGATTGCCGCGACTGTCCAGAATCTCGCGGGCGAAAATGTCGATAATGGCGCTCATCGGGTCCTCCGTTGCCTTGGGTCAGCGCCTACATAGCGGCGCGCCGCACAGGCCGAAAGCCGCAATCTGTCAGGGCACCACGATCTCGGCCCAGATCGGCAGGTGGTCCGACGCCTCGCGCGCGCCGGCGCCGGTGAATACGCCGTGGCGGCGCAGGGTCAGGTGCTGCGACATGGCGATCCGGTCCAGACGAAAGCGCGGCATCGGCGCGGGGTACGAGGGGCCGGGCGCGATCACCCGGAACCCGGCCAGCGATTCAAGCCCGCGATCGTCGCGCCATTCGTTGAAATCGCCCAGCAGGACGATGTTGTCGTCGGCGATCCGCGACGCCTGCGCCGTGATCCGTGCCAGCTGCGCCCGGCGCGACGACCGCGCCAGCCCCAGATGAACCCCGATGACGGTCAGCGTCGGAAACCGCAGAACCAGCGCGCCGCGCGGCTCGATCCCAGGCAGGGGCAGGCGCCGGACCACCGCCTCGTCGGCCAGATCGGGTCGCATCAGGATGGTCTGCCCGTGCCAGCCAAGCGAGTTCGCGCCGGTGCGCCCGGTGATGTCGGCGGGCACCAGCCCGGTGGTCCGCGCGATCAGCGCGCGTGGCAGCGCCTCGGGCCGCGCGCCATAGCGGAAATCGACCTCTTGCAGCGCGATGATGTCGGGCTTCAGCGCGGCGATGACGGCCAGATTGCGTTCGGGCGCGTGCGGGCCGGTCAGCCCGCGACATTTGTGCAGGTTATAGCTTGCAATTCGCAGCACCGTCATCGCCCCGTCCGCCTCGCACTCTTTCAAAATACCTTGGGGGGAATCCTCTGCAAGAGGATGGGGGGCAACGCCCCCCTTTGCCTCGGTCCCGGCCGGAATTGCGGCCTCAGGTGCCGCAGAAGGTCTGGCGGACCGCCTCGTCGGGGCGCGGGGCGCGGGCCAGGTCGCGCCACTCGGGGCGATCCTCGCGCGGATGGGTGACCGCCTCGAACAGGCGCTGGAAGGGCGCAAGATCGCCGTCGACGGCGGCGCCGATTGCCTCTTCCACGCGGTGGTTGCGCGGGATGCGGCGCGGGTTGGCATGTGCCATCAGCGCCGGGTCGGGGTCCTGCGCCTGCCAGTCCTGCGCCCACAGGTCGAACGCCTCGCGGTCGCTGAACTCGTCGCGCGCGGTGCCGTCGGCAAGCCCCGCGAAGACGCGGGTGAAATCCGCCCGCTGGGCGGCCATCATCGACAGCAGGCGTTCGGCCAGATCCTGGACCGGCGCGGCCTCGGTCAGGCCCAGCTTTTCCCCGAACAGCCGCAGCCACGCCGCCTGATACAGCGGCGCGAAGGCGTGGACGGACCGGGTCGCCGCCTCGACCGCCGCCTCACGCTCGCCCATCAGCGGAATCAGGCAGGTGGCGAACTGCGCCAGGTTCCAGACCGCGATCTGCGGCTGCTGCGCCCAGGCATAGCGGCCCATCTGGTCGATGGACGAGAACACGGTATCGGGATGATACACATCCATGATTGCGCAGGGACCATAGTCGATGGTCTCGCCCGAAATGGCCATGTTGTCGGTGTTCATCACCCCGTGGATGAAGCCAAGCGCCATCCAGCGCGCAATCGTCTCGGCCTGCCGCGTCACGACATGATCCAGCAGCGACAGCGGCCCGGTCGCCTGCGGATAATGGCGTGCGATGACGTGATCGGTCAGCGCGGCCAGCGCGTCCTCGTTTCCGCGCACGGCGAAATACTGGAAGGTGCCCACGCGGATATGGCTGGACGCAACGCGGGTCAGCACCGCACCGGGCAGGCCGTCATCGCGCCAGACCGTCTCGCCGGTGGTCACGGCGGCCAGGGCGCGGGTCGTGGGCACGCCCATCGCGTGCATGAATTCGCTGACGACATATTCGCGCAGCACCGGACCCAGCCACGCGCGCCCGTCCCCGCGCCGCGAGAACGGCGTCTTGCCGCTGCCCTTCAGCTGGATGTCGAAACGCGCCCCGTCCGGTGCGACCACCTCGCCCAGCAACACCGCGCGCCCGTCGCCAAGCTGCGGCACGAAGCCGCCGAACTGATGGCCGGCATAGGCCTGCGCGATGGGCTCGGCCCCTTCGGGCATGGTGTTGCCGGCAAACATCGCCACGCCCGCCGGACCTTGCAGCCAGTCGGCGTCAAGCCCCAGACGCCGGGCCAGATCGGCGTTCAGGGCCAGCAACGCGGGCTGGCTGACCGGCGTCGGCCGGACGCGGGCGAAAAAGCCGTCGGGCAGGCGGGCATAGCTGTTGTCGAAATGGATCATGGCGGCCTCCTGCCTTTCATCTAGGCACCGGGCGCGTCCACGAAAAGGGCCGGCTGCGCGGAAGGCGGGGCGAATGCGGGACCATGCGCGCCCGCCGCGGCACTTGCACGATCATCTTCGCGCGCGTATCGCATCCCCCTGAACAGGAGCTGCGCCATGAAATTTCTCGACCTCGCCAAAGTCC is part of the Paracoccus stylophorae genome and encodes:
- a CDS encoding TRAP transporter small permease subunit; this translates as MGGLLALSRGIDRINTVIGRSASWLILLAIFVSATNAVIRKIFSISSNAWLELQWYLYGGAFLLAAAYTLLENEHIRIDILYGTLKRRTQHWIDLLGTIFLLMPVVMVTLWFVWPWLLRSINSGEMSMNAGGLILWPAKTLLFVGFLLLFLQGISEIIKKIAVMRGLIDDPHPPTSHHAPIEVDENLRALTGFDYDEQAPETRRDDLRKDDRT
- a CDS encoding protein adenylyltransferase SelO, with translation MIHFDNSYARLPDGFFARVRPTPVSQPALLALNADLARRLGLDADWLQGPAGVAMFAGNTMPEGAEPIAQAYAGHQFGGFVPQLGDGRAVLLGEVVAPDGARFDIQLKGSGKTPFSRRGDGRAWLGPVLREYVVSEFMHAMGVPTTRALAAVTTGETVWRDDGLPGAVLTRVASSHIRVGTFQYFAVRGNEDALAALTDHVIARHYPQATGPLSLLDHVVTRQAETIARWMALGFIHGVMNTDNMAISGETIDYGPCAIMDVYHPDTVFSSIDQMGRYAWAQQPQIAVWNLAQFATCLIPLMGEREAAVEAATRSVHAFAPLYQAAWLRLFGEKLGLTEAAPVQDLAERLLSMMAAQRADFTRVFAGLADGTARDEFSDREAFDLWAQDWQAQDPDPALMAHANPRRIPRNHRVEEAIGAAVDGDLAPFQRLFEAVTHPREDRPEWRDLARAPRPDEAVRQTFCGT
- a CDS encoding adenosylcobinamide-GDP ribazoletransferase, which gives rise to MPERAAQLLLALVFLTRVPLAHLLPARRLRLSGSAWAFPIVGAAVGGLAALPLLWSGPPLLMAVLSVALSVWLTGALHEDALADLADAAGGRDAESRLAIMRDSRIGSFGTMTLLLVTAARIASLSVLGPWHLIAASAGGRAGIVLAMARLAPARRNGLGRDAGRPGTRSVAAAGLIALLLLFPAGPAAWAALAAGLTASLLVMRRARIWLGGQTGDVLGATSVLTETAMLVAFATFGAR
- a CDS encoding TRAP transporter large permease, which encodes MMELIAQNMAPIMFVSLIVFLLLGYPVAFALGANGLLFFVIGVELAPLSNGSINLSWPLLRAIPDRFFGGVVANETLLAVPFFTFMGIVLEKSGMAEDLLDTIGQLFGPVRGGLAYAVIIVGALLAATTGVVAASVIAMGLISLPIMLRYGYDRRVAAGAITASGTLAQIIPPSLVLIVLADQLGRSVGDMYKGALIPGLILTGIYLGYIFVLSIVRPDSVPALPKEARTLGSGLTSLLVALAAGVGVFWLSWRWLYPTQGNDADILAAAIAVIAVYLVALADRSLKIGLMSRLAQQVVIVLIPPLALIFLVLGTIFLGVATPTEGGAMGAVGALALAGVKRRLNLGVISSALASTTRLSAFVMFILIGARIFSLTFYGVNGHLWVEHLLTSLPGGEYGFLVAVSLLVFLLAFFLDFFELAFIIVPLLAPAAETLGIDLIWFGVILGVNMQTSFMHPPFGFALFYLRSVAPQAPYTDRVTGQTMQPVKTSQIYWGAVPFVFIQIVMIAVVITFPQLVMHYKGAPIEASGARIQIPSGGEGGLGGLGGFGGLGGSPFGQAPAGGEQGGTGATPDIGLGGLGGLPNFGAPADGPAEPAPGTQAAPAGEAEGASSGNSGGLGLDGPPPGLGGGN
- a CDS encoding TRAP transporter substrate-binding protein codes for the protein MDRRSFLTRASVGGAAAAAGTALAAPAIAQESPTINWRLASSFPKSLDTIFGGGDELSIRLKEATDGKFNIQVFAAGEIVPGLDAINAATDGTVECAHSVGYYNWGKDPAFACGADLPFTFSARAKAAYNYHGGGIENYNEFLEQYSLIAFPGGNTGVQMGGWYRKEINTLADLQGLKMRISGLAGRVVEKLGVVPQQLAGGDVYPSLEKGTIDAAEWVGPYDDNKLGFQKVAPYYYYPGFWEGGPSVSFFINKAKWDELPDTYKSLLRSCCQAVDQNMLAEYDMKNPTALKELVGAGAQLRSFSEDVMNAAFEAANEVYAELSNENEWFKKQYEAMLPYRNDWYLYAQTAEYTFDTFMMIQQRNGKLEPGGSQ
- the eno gene encoding phosphopyruvate hydratase, yielding MSAIIDIFAREILDSRGNPTVEVDVTLEDGTMGRAAVPSGASTGAHEAVEKRDGDAARYLGKGVLEAVASVNGEIAENLIGEDATEQRAIDALMCDLDGTPNKARLGANAILGVSLAVAKAAAEDCMQPLYRYVGGTAARILPVPMMNIINGGEHADNPIDIQEFMIMPVAAENIREAVRMGSEIFHTLKKELSAAGLSTGIGDEGGFAPNLSSTRDALDFILRAVEKAGFRPGDDIMLALDCAATEYFRNGTYEMTGEGRSLSPAENVEYLAGLCGDYPILSIEDGCAEDDWDGWKLLTDRLGDRVQLVGDDLFVTNPARLADGIARGCGNSLLVKVNQIGTLSETLDAVRMADRAGFTSVMSHRSGETEDATIADLAVATNCGQIKTGSLARSDRLAKYNQLIRIEEMLGETAEYAGRSILR
- a CDS encoding endonuclease/exonuclease/phosphatase family protein, yielding MTVLRIASYNLHKCRGLTGPHAPERNLAVIAALKPDIIALQEVDFRYGARPEALPRALIARTTGLVPADITGRTGANSLGWHGQTILMRPDLADEAVVRRLPLPGIEPRGALVLRFPTLTVIGVHLGLARSSRRAQLARITAQASRIADDNIVLLGDFNEWRDDRGLESLAGFRVIAPGPSYPAPMPRFRLDRIAMSQHLTLRRHGVFTGAGAREASDHLPIWAEIVVP
- the cobT gene encoding nicotinate-nucleotide--dimethylbenzimidazole phosphoribosyltransferase, with translation MTEFDPTAAQAARERQDSLTKPPGSLGRLEDLAIFMAGWQGQARPRLDRAQALVFAGNHGVVAQGVNPFPAEVTALMVRNFAAGGAAINQLCKIAGASLSVVPLDLDRPTDDFTQGAAMSPDEVAAAMHAGADAVDKDADILILGEMGIGNSTVAAALAASVFGGRAEDWVGPGTGAEGEVLDNKRRAVAAGLARHEPVSARTTLAAFGGREQAAICGAVLRARELGLPVILDGFICTAAAGVLIRDDADALAHCLIGHESAEPGHRRLIASLGMQPVLSLDMRLGEGTGAAVALMVLRGAIACHDGMATFAEAGIA
- the cobU gene encoding bifunctional adenosylcobinamide kinase/adenosylcobinamide-phosphate guanylyltransferase: MSRDGHITLVTGGARSGKSALAERLAARHGTARIYVATAQPGDAEMAERIARHRRRRGAGWRTVEEPVDLARALRETDGQGVRLVDCLTLWLSNCLGSEDIDALIATLRAQASPVVLVTNELGQGIVPDNALARRFRDRHGWMNQAVADAADEVWISISGQPLRLKPARGNEDDGI